In Miscanthus floridulus cultivar M001 chromosome 19, ASM1932011v1, whole genome shotgun sequence, the DNA window TTACTTCTTAAACAATAATTTGGTATTGAAATTTTGACATCCACATGGATAACAGAAGCTTACCAGCACATCGTTTGCTATTGCAATTTTGACATCCACATGGATATCTCTCCATGTTCTTATTCCGATGAGAGGTGCTCTTTTCCTCGTGAACAGTGTTATTTCATCAACAAATATTCGTTTGTTTGAACCTACAGGTCCTCCAAGCCTAGAGAACTGGATGCTAAGCTTCTGAGACGCCTCCCTAGTTCTCTTGTTTGTTGCTGTCCATCCTTTCAAGTTACCTCTTGGCTTCCTCTTTTTGGAGTCTTGTCCATGAAAAACAATTATATACAAAGCAAAACACTTAAAAAACTATTGACATAGTTTAAAATTAACTGAACCTCAcaataaattgaaaatattcattaCTTACTAGTTCCCTCTCCCTGTGGAATGAAACGCCGAGCATGAGATGGTCTGTTTACTGGCGGTGTGGGGTTGCTATCTTCACTTGAAAGTACTACATCTGTATGATGATTACTGTCCACATATGCCACTGCAGAAAATATTGGTCActtgtgtaagatatgatatgttTGTGAAGGAATATTAACAATAGACATGTAGGGACAGATGTTATATTACTAATATCATTCAGTTGTCCTTGCACCCTTAACCATTCTTTGTAAGTTTTGGTGGTGTCATCCCTGTCGATATCTTTCAAATCTGGGTCAGCCAAGCTAATATTAGTACAAAGGCTTCTCCAATATAAAATAATACAACAATTTTGAAATATATAGGAGTCCAACATAACACTTACCCATGAATCGGTTTTCCTTATGCATGACGTGCAACCATTCCTTGTAAGCATCAATTGactcctcatcttcatctatatTCTCTTCCCTAATGGGTCTCCTTCCAagtactttcaagggtgttatgtTCACATTCTGGTCTATTTTTTGTTCCTTGGACAGCAATAGTCTGACCTGTCTTTCCTCCTCATTACATGCTATCATAGCATCTGCATTGACTTCTTCTTCGATTTCGTGTAATGTTGCTGCATTACCACATCTCCTCTTGTAGTACAAATAGTCCCTTACCCTATACCCCAATTGTAATTTCATTGCAAGCAAGTTACTCAGGGTGAGATCAGCCCTAGTGATTCTAATAGTAGAAGACTCTTGCCCCCCCGGCAATCCCTCGCAAGTGAAATAGAGAGTCCATGTTTGATCCGAGCTGCCAAATATTACAATAGTATCAAACTTAAGCACTAGTGATGATACAACATATACTTAAAAGGAAACCAGTGTACATATAGTATGTGTACAGACAGAGAAAGTAATTAAAACTTAGTGCCACTTATTTGAACTATATGTGCACCCCCATGACTGAAATTAAAGTAAACCAAAaaaatatttatactaggaaacACTAAATATTGCACACTTGTTCTTCTTAGCTTAATTGATAGGAAATGCCTACAGTCCCATTCTAAATTAGAAATATGTATACTATGTGTATGGACATAGACCAAACTCATTAATCCCTACATATCATTAATCCCAGGCATTCGATCTACATTATCCCCATGGCGCACTGCTTCCTGCATGTCCCTGCAGCGTCGATGCTCTTAGGCTACATTTTTCCCAGAACATTTTCAAGATTATATATCTAAAACTCTAAACCCGAGATGTTGAATCCAAAAATATGTGTTACCTATCATTGGTCTCATTGATTGGCAGGGAGCTCTCTTGTTGATCACCAAGTGCTGCTGTCGACCTGGATGAACGTGTTGCCCCAAAAAGGGACATGGTGGCGTTGGGTCTGTATGAACTTGCCGGCGCCGCTGCCGGAGTTGTTGGCATCCCGGACGAACGTGTTGCCCCAAAAAGGGACATGGTGGCGTTGGGTCTGGATGAACTTGtcggcgtcgccgccgccgccgccgccgctggagtTGTTGGCATCCCCGCTCCTGCAGGTGTGCGCATCGACGTCGAGGACGGAGGTGTTCCACTCGTTGGAGTTGTCGTCATGTTCGACTTCTCTTTGGTGGAATCCAAAAACCCTAACCGTGTGGAGGCGGCGACGTGGTAGATGAGGAAGTCGCGAAATAAAAGGGGGCGGCGTGGGGGGAGGAAACGGGAAGTCGCGAAATAAAAGGCGGCGACGTGGTAGATGAGGAAGTCGCGAAATAAAAGGGCGCGAGAGTTTTTCGTCACGGACCGTCCGCCAAGAGTAGACACCCAAACTTCTATGAAACACTGCTGGACTCAATCAAATTTTGCTTTTGCATCTGGATACATATTTCGATGAAGCCAACATTGCTTTCTTGGTGCCACTCAGTCCCAGATGACTCAAACTTCCAAAGTAATAtaagtttcttttgttctcccTAATTCTCACTCATGCCAAGTGTGGGAAGGATTTCTGCATAAGTGAACCACGTGAATGGTATATATGTAGGGCATGGAATTGAGTATAAACGATATGCATTGATAAATTGGTAGATAAACCCATAAAGTGTAGCATATTGAGTGGCATGATGAAGTTAAGTTGCACCCACATTTGACTTCATTACAAATAAGTGATAGCATATATAAaaatttaccgtgagatggatatatatataaaattttggctaagtccctaaatttaccatgagatggacatgctgaaatttttaccatgacttggacattgtcaaatttgatttttaccgtgggacagacatatgcaaaaatggctaagtctgaatttttgctatgacttagagactagaattttaccatgacttgggcattgacaaatttaaaattttaccatgacttggatattgagaaattttgctacagtgacggcgggtttgctacagtacccgtggttttgaatttttttttatttatttccggtgaatttttgaaaaatcatagtaaatcatagaaaaatcataaaatgaaaaatctaattcaaacgtcgtttttgcatgacaagatgatttcaaatcgaaatgttgccaactataaaatttcataacttatcaagatctacaaagtttattttggccgAACTCAGACATGCCCCTCCACTATAACCCATCATGTGTAGTTTTTCCTAGTCATCTAAGAGTTACATGTAGAGTACAGAGTACTTTCTCCTCtaatactactagttttttttactAGGGCCAACTTTCAGAGTACTTATCCAACTTATCCCACTAGTTTATTTACTTTTAAGAGACCTCATAGGAGTTGGTCAAGCCCAAACCTATGAAAAGATAGCAACAACCAACTCGCACCCACTCAGACATGTCCCACCAGGCCACCATAACCCATCATGTGTAGTTTTTCCTAGTCATCTAAGAGTTACATGTAGAGTACAGAGTACTTTCTCCTCtaatactactagttttttttactAGGGCCAACTTTCAGAGTACTTATCCAACTTATCCCACTAGTTTATTTACTTTTAAGAGACTTGGTAAAAATTTGacaatgtccaagtcatggtaaaaatttcagcatgtccatctcatggtaaatttagggacttagccaaaattttatatatccatcttaTGCCGATCGAGCTGCATGCATGCTTCTCCGATCTCATGAATCGTGATGCGTGTGgtggacttagccaaaattttctGATGCGCTGCCTACCAACCCACCGGATGGTCCGCCAAATGATCTGGACGGTCCGCCACTTGTAGCGGACGGTCCTCTGAACTCCACGGACGGTCCGCAGTACATAGGAGAATACTTCAGGTATACGTGCGGCTCGGACATAGGGCATGGCCGCTTGCCCACAGCCCACCCCGTCCGTCCCTGCCTGACTCGCTTCTTCAGGGGATCCTCAGGGGGCGCTGCGCACGAGGGTGATTCAGGGGGCGCTGCGAACGAGGGTGGAGTCGCGATCCTCAGGGGGCGCTGCACATGGGGGTGAGGGCGACCGCCGCCACTGCTCGGCATCTGGACTCCTCCGACCTCCGCTCCACTGCCCTTCGGACCTCCATAGAGGTGCAACCCGTGGATCACAGAATCAGTTTTGAAGGTATGAGAATCAAAAGCTCCCAGCCTCTGATGTCTAATTTGTATTACCATATAGCTCGCTAATTGTGCTGTAATGTGATTAATTTAGGTAGAGTATAGCTGATTTCTGCCCTGATTTCCACGTCGATCGATCAATCAGACAAGCCGTCCTCGCGGCGAAAGGTACGAGATCACTATGGGCTGCACATATATAGTTCAATTATGTATGTAAATACGCTGGCTAAATTGGTGATCATCGTTCATCTTCATCACGCAGATGTCAGGCGATGATAGGAGTTGGATGCGCTTGCCTCGTTCTTCAACCGAGTGGCAGAACAAATTCATGCAGTTTTTGGACAGGACATATAGTGGCACTTCGAGGGGTGGAACTGCAGCATGTCCGTGCCGTAAATGTCTATGCATGTCACACAGAACACGGGCTGTGCTTCAGATTCATGTCCTTTCAACAGGGTTTGCTGAAAGTTTTATAATGGAAGGGGAAGGTTCAGCTGATGTGGTTTTTCACAATGAAGATGCAGGACCTAGTGATGTACAAGTACACAATGACGACCCAGCAGCAGCAGATGTACAAGTACAGAACGATGATGAAGGTGCACCACATGATTCTGGAGTAGACAATGAAGAAGGCGGCGCACCGAGTGAAGATGATGAGGCCAGTAATTTGATTAAATCCCTAATCAGAGGTGAAATACGAGGAGAGATCGGTGATGAAGACGAGCCGAACGAGCAAGCCAAGGTCTTCTTCAAGTTACTACAGGAGGCAAAAAAGGAATTATATCCAGGTTGCGAAGATGGTACAAAGATATCTTTTATTGTGGAACTTTTCCAGGTTAAGTGCATGTATGGGATAAGTAACAAAGCATTGGAGGGGGTACTCTTTCTGATCTCAAAGTTTCTCCCTAAAGGTCATTGTGTCCCAAACACAATGGAGAAAGTGCAAAGGGTGGTTCGCGATCTAGGCTTGGACTATATCAAGATAGATGCATGTGAGAATCATTGTGTGTTATTTTGGAAGGAATATGAGAAGTTGGATATATGCCCCAAATGTAAAGCATCTAGGTGGAAAACAGATGACCGTGGTGATGGCCATGTGAACGATGGTCATGATAAGAAACGTCGTCGTGTCCCAGTCAAAATCCTTCGATACTTCCCTCTCACACCTCGGCTACGcagattgtacatgtcagagAGCACGTCATCAGAAATGCGTTGGCATGAGGAAGGAAGAATAGATGATGGCAAACTACGTCATCCTGCTGACTCCAGGGCATGGAAGCACGTGGACAATATGTTTCCACGATTTAAAGAAGCTCGTAACGTTCGACTGGGTCTTGCTTCTGATGGCTTCAACCCATTTGGTATGCAAAATGTTACTTACAGTTGTTGGCCTGTTATCCTAATACCTTACAATTTGCCTCCTTGGTTGTATGAGAAACAATCTTATTGGATCATGTCGATGTTGATACCTGGCAAGAAAACTCCTGGAATGAATATTGATGTTTACTTGAGGCCCCTCATTGATGAGTTGAAGGCGTTGTGGAATACTGGTGTTAATTGTAGGGATGTAAAGGCAAAGGAAAACTTTACACTCCGTGCTATGCTACTTTGGACAATCAATGACTtccctgcatatgcgatgctttctgGTTGGAGCACAAAAGGAAAATTTGCATGTCCTTACTGTCACAAGGATACAGATTATTTGTGGTTGAAACATGGGAAGAAGTTCTGCTACATGGGACATCGTCGGTTTTTGCCCTTAGACCATCCATGGCGCATGAACAAGATGAGCTTCAACAATGAAGAGGAAACCAGAGAGGCTCCAGTTCCACTGTCTGGTCAAGATGTATTAGACCAATATGCAACTTTTCATCCAACGGGATTTGGAAAGGACATATCAAAAAAGAGGAAGCGTGATGAAGACGCAAGATGGCacaattggaggaagaagagtattTTTTTTGAGCTCCCCTACTGGTCTTCTTTGATCATAAGGCATAATTTGGACGTGATGCATATTGAGAAAAACATATGCGAGAGCATATTAGGGACTTTGCTTGAAATTGAAGGGAAATGTAAGGACAGCGAGAATGCCCGCCTTGACATGGAACATCTTGGGATCAGGCAAGATCAGCATCCTGTGATTGATGATGACACGTACACCTTGCCAGCAGCGTTGTACTCTctagacaaggatgacaagaggaTTTTATGCCAATTtcttcaaggagtgaagatgcctGATGGGTTCTGCTCCAATTTAAAGAGATGTGTTGACGATAAAACATGTAAGGTGTCTGGACTCAAAACTCATGACTACCATATTATTCTACAAAAACTATTGCCCTTAGTCATTAGAAGGATTTTGCCAGAAGATGTTGCCAGGCCATTGATTGAGCTCAGTAGGTTCTTCAGTGCACTTTGTTCAAATGAGTTGGTGCCAGCAGATCTTGACAAACTAGACAGTTCAATTAAAGAGACTCTTTGTCAGCTTGAGATGGTTTTCCCGCCTGCATTTTTTGACATAATGATTCATTTACCGGTCCATCTAGTTGAAGAGGCTAAACTAGGAGGGCCCGTGTGTTACAGATGGATGTATCCAGTAGAGAGGTATCTACGTACTGCTAAAGGATATGTCAGGAACAAGGCACAACCAGAAGGATCAATAGCCGAGGCATACATAGCTGAGGAGTGTCTTACATTTTGCTCTCGATTCTTCGACGTCGACACCAAGCTGAGTCGAGCTGATCGTCATGAAAATACAATTGTGAATGAGCCTCCAAGTGGTCTAAGCATATTTAGTGAAATTGATTACAAGAGGAGAGGAAATAAGCTTAagaatttggagaaagttgaactTCAAAAGATGAGGCACTACATAATTACTAATTGTGATGAAGCCAGGAAATGGGTAGAGTAAGTCGCAATTTTTACCACTAAATTTATCTTTTATCTGCTTGTTTGTGGCATCAACTAATAATTTGGTGCACTCTGATGTAGGGAGCATAAGACACAACTAACAAGGGATAGTTCAATTAACATTAAAAAACGACACAAGGAGCATTTTGTAAGATGGTTTGAAATCGAGGTatgtagtattattttatatttttaaattcaaCTTTATGGTCAGACCAACGTAGTAATTAACCGGTAGATGTCTAACTTGATTTTTAAATTGCAGATAGCAAAACTATATGagaaaggggaagcaagtaaaCTGATGCATGCCCTTTCTCAAGGACCTGACCCTCGAGCTCGTGTGTTGAATAGAGTGCACATCAATAATTGGCTATTTCGGACAGCTGCCATAGAGAAAAGTCTCGTGACACAAAATTCTGGTGTCCTTGTGAAGGGTGACGATAGTATAGGCAACATGACCTGGTATGGAGTCATTAGAAATATAATCTCACTGGAATTcccacaagaaaaagaagttatATTATTTCAGTGTGATTGGTATGATGTGCCGGCTACCAGTACCAGCAGAAGCAGAGGGTACACTAGGGACAAATTTGGTATTATCGACATTGCTACTTCCATGTTTAGATATTCAGATGAACCTTACATTCTTGCTTCAAACGCTGAACCGGTGTTTTATGTCCCTATCGTGAACAAGCCGAGATGGTCTACTGTTGTTTTGGTGAGACCAAGAAATTTGTTTTCCATGCCAGACACAGGAAATGACGCCGATGCACTTGATGTGGGAATCCAAGAAATGAATGAATCAGGCCAAGGTCAGGAATTCTTAAACTGGTCAAGACAAGATAGGGCAGGCACAACTGGTTCTGCCGCCATTATTAATCAAGTGCGTAGCGAAGCAATTCCCGAACCTGTTGATGACTATATTGGTGATGATGATTCTGACGACGATGACACCTACATTGATGATGGGGTTATTGCACCAGTCATGGAAGAAAATATAGAAGATGATTTCTTTGCTTGAAGACAATTTTTTTTGTTGCACTGTTTGGTGGGAAGGGTCAATTGTCCTTCATATGCATATGTCGcactttattatttttttcttttgaactGATGACATGGTTAAGTTTGAACCGTTGCATGGAACCTTAATGTTCGTTATGCTAATGAATACCTCTTGAGATAAATGTTTTAAGTATTTGAAATAAAGAGGTAAGTGGAAAGTTTTGAAATAAAAATCACGATTGCCCAAGAGTAATCACCGGTCGGCAAATGTTTGGACAAGGAAAGGTTCATTAGTGTGGTCACCATGTGACTGATGGTGCACGGTCAGGCATTTACTATCGCTAACAAAGTGACCAACCACCCCGGTACAACTTCAAGTACTAATTAACATCCACGCATACTtaacatcaagtacttaacagcaactactacttaacagaaagtttcagacaccaggcataaggacggagatgccgagatggggccagggttggggcgttttataactcataaggtcttcaatcatatcaaataaattaaaacctgagttacaacgaacacacctacatagcgcagtggtgtagaaggttttatctgaaccagagctccatggttcgaatcctgtggggagcactttttaattttaatatatgcgtccccaattcttttctttccatactttttttaagttttaaattcgttgcaattatcaaagtatattgcaaccaaaaataagcgttgcacttgaacacaattttcgcttcgaccccatagatttcgttgcaataaaatttagcacttgcaacaatatcaaagtatattgcaactgccaaaaaaggttgcaattgacccccacttttgcttcgcctccaagagttctcgttgcattaagtatctagcatttgcaacgcttgtcaaattttatgcaacacaaaaaaaccgtagcaatagtcaaaaccaaatgcaactaacgtaaatgtagttgcagtactaccacacaattgcaaccaaaatcaagtctattgcaaccatttttcaccattgcaatatcgtccaccaaatgcaacagagctttgcaacatcttgaaaACCGTTGAATTAAAGGCATGTATCGCTACCATTTTTTAGAATGGTTGTAATACAACAATCTCTGGCAACCAATTTTTCTACGTTGCAATTCTTCGGCGTTGCAGTAGACCAAAAATCTTGTAGTGTAAAGCTCTAGAACATgatgtcaacctatcaagaatactactcagaGTTCACCAAAAATACTTTAAAGAAatcgggtcctcttccgttcagACTCCACAACGTGGCAACACCTTCtcagacatggcacgaaggatccacttatcccatgcttagaatgccgctgaagggagctcaggaaggtctcgttttaaccataacatctcaagactgcatcattcactggccaggtacTGTCCCTGAAgatgacggcacccaactagtcgacgatacgacaacagcgattctaccctaccaagaaggagattcgatctatgaccttgaaacctatactgaagttatcaatagcTCAAGCTGTACAGAAGTCAAcgacgatgatagaacaactcactcTAGAGAAGTACTGATGAttcaccatcctcgatcaccattgattcccctagaagcacccgacgtaaggtcttcagatgaatccgaatccaacatattgccatttatctaggggcacgatggtgagactaagagttagaggcaagcgagagaaagaaagaacaaattgaaacaaggatgacAACGCCGTGCGAAACAGCAAaaagacacttggatcaaatatgaatcagacctagccgagtacaatagaagaaaatcagaacaggagatcgaagaaggacgagcgatgaatacaccctacgataagatccgagaagcactagaagaactcagagcaacttcacatccaaatgaaaaacaagaacgaCTTCAGGaattcctccgatcaacagtccttaggGCGCGCGATGGAAGAGCAACATCTCAtggacaggaagatcaaaatcaaaggaagtccgctctCGAAAggcttggaccaagtggaagtcacaacggagagagtcgaagaaatcacagtcaaaacaaccaagtcgagcaaccaagaaaggccagaagtgaaatgcctactcggatagccacacagaactactctcaccaagatgatagttggcaagaagggggtgcaGAATcggaatatacagaagccagaacgcacgatagactcccctgttttgcaaatagacttgcttcgatacgactacctcacaagttcaagccgtccaaccactccaagtacgatggcaagaccgaaccaaagtaatggctcaggatttactcacaatcgattgaattggccggtggggacgatgacatcaaaacatcgttctttcccatggccctggaaaccatgccacttcaatggtttgacaaactgAATCcaagatcaatcagaaattggaaagacttgcaaagagctttctgtgaaaattttgtgggaattattacacatacaatcacccacgcagagttaaaaggactcaaatagaaaggaggtgaaagtctcagaaattactatcgacgatttggagaactacgagctcaagtacatgacatcacacaacaagaagtaatcgaagccttctctcacgaaatcatggctaggtggcaatttcaagacttctgcaaagaaaacccaagaaacaatgaagaattcagaagaacagtggaaaagatgattactacagaggagaagacacgagaaagattcctggataggATCAAcggagacaacccggacaggcaaattcctcaaaatagcagacatcaggagagaaagcgtggtctagacaacatagtagcaatggctgacaaatcaaagaaattcacaaagcctagaagatatgatgacattaaGAACATacattgccccttgcaccccaatggaaaacacaccatcggaaattgctacaccctcaatgaaagatacactagaaaagatagcaagggaagcaataaagaagacaatcagaaaaaaaaggagacaacaatgaagataagggattccaaaaatccagaggaacAGTGGTAGTGATCTTTGCTGGGGtcccagattctagaagcaaacatcaagaaaaactagcgttatgaaccatcatggcagcagaacctgctacaccaagatatctcaactggtcagaatatccaatccaattttcaagagaagaccaatggaccagcgtaggaaacgtaggccattacccactagttctagatccaaccattgctggtATAACCGTTACAAAGGTACTAATCGACAGGGGAGCcgaactcaacatcattttttcagaaactctaaggaagatgggactacaactcgccgggatgatcataccaacaagcacacctttttatggcatagtacccggcaaggcagcaatgccacttggacagatcactctaccggttacctttggaactccctcaaactaccgtatagagttcatcaagtttgaagttgcagactttgattcatcatatcacgcaatccttggacgcccggcactagcaaaattcatggcaataccgcattatccatacctgttgcttaagatgccagggcctaacggtgtcctttctcttcggagtgatttaaagcgcgcatttgactgtgacgtacaggcaattcaaattgcagcaagagcacaagcaaacgaaggaagaaaagaaatagccactattaccGCAGAAATAagtcaagaagaactagagacaCCGGCCAAAaaaccaagcatcctagcaccaccaaaggaagccgacgtcaagcaaatcgacctaggcaccggtgatccctcaaagacggcaaccatcagtgcgcacctatcagcaaaataggaactcgcgctcaccaactttcttcaagacaacaaagatatcttcgcttggaagccgaccgacatgccaggggtcccaagagagttgggtGAGCATggaattgatgtcaatgaaggctccaagcctatgaagcaacgactacgatgattctctccagacaagaaggcagcaataaaaaaggaaattacaaaactaatggcagctggattcatcagggaaatcctccatccagattggctagcaaatctagttctagtacaaaaaaagaacatggacgagtggcgcatgtgtgttgactacacagatctcaacaaatacTGCCTAAAGGATCTATTTGGGctgccacgcattgatcagatagttgattcaaccgtaggatccgccctattatcctttcttgattgctattccggatatcaccaaatcacactaaaagaacaagaccaaagcaagacatatttcatcactccgttcggcgcctactgctacaagaccatgtcattgggacttaagaatgctggagccacctaccaaagagccatccaaacatgccttgatgATCAGATCAGCAAAAatgtagaagcatatgtggatgatgtggttgtaaaacaaagaacccagatacactgattgaagacttaaaacaaacctttgagaatctgaaaaggtggagatggaaattgaacccgaacaagtgtgtattcggagttcctttaggacaactactcagattcttggtcagtcatcgtagaatagaagcaagcgccaagcaaattcgagccataacagagatgggccctcctcgaaacatcaaagatgtacaaaaactaacaggctgcatggcggcactcaaccgtttcatatcaagactcggcgaaaaagggatgcctttctttaaactgctaaagaagacagacaagttcgaatggacagaggaagccaatgaagctttcaagaaacttaagacatacctcacctcctcaccagtcctcacacctccaaagaaagatgaaggcatgatgctatacattacagcaactactactgtagtcagtacggcgatagtagtggaaagggaagaagaagggcgcgtgtataaagtacaatgcccagtatactacatcagcgaagtactgtcagaataaaaaatccagtacccgcatgtgcaaaaactactctatgccctactgatcacttcacgcaagcttcgtcactattttgaaagccacaagattaccgtggtgatagatttcccactgggagacatcttacacaacaaagacgcaacaggatgcatatccaagtgggcggttgaactcggtgctctcaacatcgatttcaccccgtagaaagcaattaaatctcaagcccttgctgattttgttgccgaatggacagagattcaacaacccatgtcaagcgccatccttgatcattggaaaatgtactttgatggatcactcaagctaggcggagccggtgcaggcgtcctcctaatttctccagacgCAAGACAACTAAtgtatgtccaaggatccctcttcacatcctaaaggtgtcccaacacgttacaaggcccaacggcccaaaagaatgtgtcgcagcaccctgatagattctggatgctgacttatttcaacgattcccgttgattccgaagagcttttgatgtgaaaccacttgtattggcttccttatcaaattatctttccatccatatgtggatcatcaaaaacggagttcggatgcgtcctgggcgtccattttattgcagactgatcctgatggccgaggcagactcaaactcggattggactgggcctctggcttggcttggacgtccttgctggcctcctaaggtggtggccaaggaggaggacgtccaaggccatctcttaggtgttctccatcttcttggggcg includes these proteins:
- the LOC136526268 gene encoding uncharacterized protein — translated: MTTTPTSGTPPSSTSMRTPAGAGMPTTPAAAAAAATPTSSSRPNATMSLFGATRSSGMPTTPAAAPASSYRPNATMSLFGATRSSRSTAALGDQQESSLPINETNDSSDQTWTLYFTCEGLPGGQESSTIRITRADLTLSNLLAMKLQLGYRVRDYLYYKRRCGNAATLHEIEEEVNADAMIACNEEERQVRLLLSKEQKIDQNVNITPLKVLGRRPIREENIDEDEESIDAYKEWLHVMHKENRFMDLKDIDRDDTTKTYKEWLRVQGQLNDIMAYVDSNHHTDVVLSSEDSNPTPPVNRPSHARRFIPQGEGTNSKKRKPRGNLKGWTATNKRTREASQKLSIQFSRLGGPVGSNKRIFVDEITLFTRKRAPLIGIRTWRDIHVDVKIAIANDVLAKWDLEDNEANRIKIWTVANDRYKGWRSTFSATYKAYTTYEERMRHRPEELDIVEWHYLVSYFGTEEFQRISNKNSQNRHNRQIHHVTGSKGFSQLSYEKRDQLTGEEPNDMELFMMTHQQNGQWTSEESREVYDNATRKIMELESRPDANVVSDLEQNQIFQSTYKETRKIKSNKMHANGYLARYPTRKELLSEDYQRKLQQEEALIESFGRLQDRLEAQEVEREAERQEHRRQLEQMNKEREADREALRQAMLMLQAAQQQASVQKASTIVEPTENVAAAATIEGTQNVTTTMGEHMMHSQQVTQETKGA